The Spirochaetota bacterium genomic interval GTTCGCCCCCTTCTGGTCGGACGTACTGGAGAAAGCGATCGGGGTCGGGTTTTTCGGGATAACCCTCCCGGCCGGATACGGGGGCCTGGGCCTGGACGCCGATGCGCTCGTCCCCGTCGTGCGCATGCTCGCGCGCGCCGACGCATCGCTCTCCGCGCTCGTGTGCACCCACGCCGCCGCGCTCCAGGTCATCGCAGAGTCCGCGGGCGATACGGGCGCCGATCCCGCATACCGCATGATCGGCAAAAGCCCCGGGAAACCGCTCGCCTTCCAGTCCTTCACACACCCGGACGAGCTCGAGATGCCCGTTGCCGTTTCCGATGGAGACGCGTATCGGCTCACGGGAAGCGTGCGCTTCCTGGCCGCGGGCGCCGTCGCGGATTTCGCCGTGGTCGCGGGATCCGGTGGCAGGTCCGGTGAGTTCTCCTATTACCTTATCGCGCTCAACACGGGTGCCGTGAGCGTATCGGAACCCATATTCACCCTGGGACTTCACGCCTGTCCCGTAGTGGACGCGAGGCTTGACGACGCCCTGGGAATTCTCCTTGGCAAAAAAGGCGGGGGAATCGAATACTGCCGGCGCGCGTGGCCGCGCCTTTCCCTCGCCTCCGCGGCGATCCCGCTTGGAATCCTCGAGGGCTCGCTCGACGAGGCGAAGCGTTACGCGGAAGAGCGCGTCCAGGGCGGACGCGTCATCATCGAGTGGCCGGAGGTGCGCATGATCCTCGCGCGGATAGCCGGGGACGTTCACGTCGCGCACGGCGCGCTCGCGGAGGCATGCCGCATGTTCGCGGCGAACGAACCGGGATGGGAGGCTGCATCGGTCGCGGCGGCGCTTTCGGCCGGGGAGGCGGCGGCGCGCGGCACGGTGGACGGCGTGCAGGTCCTGGGCGGCAACGGCTACATGACCGATTACGGTCAGGAGAAGAGGATGCGCGACGCGAAGCAGGCGCAGTTTCTCCTGGGGATGCCCGCGCTCAGGAGACTCGAGCTCATGGGTCTCCCCGCGCAACGGTGAACGACGGGACCCGTACGCGCATCGGCCCCCTCCCCTTTTATTAATTAACGCATAGAGGACGACACATGAAACGATTTCCGGGAAAACGCATTTTCATCACCGGGAGCGGCAGCGGCCTGGGCAGGGCGCTTGCCCTGCGGTTCGCGCGCGAGGGATGGCGCGTGGGCGTCTCCGATATCGACGCCGCGCGCATGGAGGAGAGCGCTCGGCTCGTGCGCGAAGCGGGGGGATCGGCGCTTTCTATTGCGTGCAACGTCACGGACGCGGGAGACCTCGACCGAGCGGCGCGGGCCGTCGCGCGCGAATGGGGCGGGCTCGACATCCTGGTGAACAACGCGGGCGTCGCCGCCGGGGGGCTCTTCGAGCGCGTGCCCCCGGACCGGTGGGATTGGATTTTCGCCGTGAACTTCCGCGGCGTCGTCCATGGCTGCCAGTCGTTTATCCCCATGTTCAAGGCGCAACGCAACGGTCATATCGTAAACGTCGCCTCCTGCGCCGGGATCGTGTCGCTCCCCGAGATGGCGAGCTACAACGCGACGAAGGCCGCCGTGATCTCCGTATCCGAAACGCTCCGCACGGAGCTCGCGGCGTACCGTGTGGGGGTCACGGTCGTGTGTCCCACGTTCATTAAAACCGGCCTCATGGAAAGCTTCCACTCTCCCGACGAGCTGCAGCGTGCGCGCGCGGAGCGATTCTTCGATGCCTCGCGCTATTCGCCCGAGCGCTTTGCGGACTTCACCTTTCGCGCAATTCGAAAGAACCGGCTCTATGCGTTTCCGCAGTTCGACGGGCGCATGGCGTGGAGGATGAAGCGGCTGTTCCCGGAACTCTTCTATCGCTATATCGCGCGGCGTTATGCGAAAGAGGGAAGGTGAGGGAGTCCTTCCCGGGGGCGGGGGCCATCGGTGCAGGGAATGAAAAAATATTTTCAGCCGGGTAATTTCGGTTTTGCATCGGCAGGGGATGTGCTTTATAATTGAAGTAATATCGGCGCAGCCATAATGGAATCGACCGACCGGGACGGGCGTAATCGGCATGATCGGAAATCGCTGCTCAAGGAGGCCGTATGCTTAAAGGAAAGACAATTCTTATCACCGGCGCGTCAAGCGGCATCGGGAGGGCGTTCGCCCTGCGCTTCGCGCGGGAAGGGTGCGATCTCATCGTCGTCGCCAGGAGGGAAGACCGGCTCAAATCCCTGAAAGGGGAGGCGGAGGCTGCATACGGGGTCAAGGTGGAGGTAATCGCTATGGACCTGGGAAATGAGGATTCCGCGGAAAAGCTGTTCGGCAAGGTCGAAAAGAAACGCATCCCGGTGTTCGGCCTTGTCAACAACGCCGGCTTCGGCTGGAACGGGGTTTTCGATACGCAGCCGGCGGATAATATCGACACGATGATCGCCGTGAACGTGCTCACGCTCACGAAATTATGCCGCCTGTTCCTGCCCGCGATGCTGAAACAAAACGGGGGGCTGATACTCAATGTCTCCTCGATGGGAGGCTTCCAGCCCGTTCCGTACTTCGCCGTCTACGCCGCCGCCAAATCGTACGTGCTGAATCTCTCGGCCGCGCTGAGCGCGGAATTCCGGAAGACGAAGGTGCGGATATTCGCCCTGTGCCCGGGCGTGACCGACACGGAGTTCCAGGCGGTCGCCGGCATGCCTTCCCAGGGTTCGCAGCCGGTCGGCGCACAGACCGCCGAACAGGTGGTAGACTTCGCGTTCAGGAAGATCAAGGGGAGCGCTTACCTGGGTGTCCCGGGACTCATGAACAAGATTATGATCGGTTTCAGCCGGATTACGCCCATGAAGTGGTCTGCCATTATCAGCAGTACCATGTTTAAGCCGGGGAAGTGAGGACAGGCACGCAAGGAGCGACGACCATTAAGCGACCAAGTTTATATAGCATTGTACATGCCGGCGAAATTACCGGAGGATGCAACCGGCATTTTACTGACTATTGGCAACAGGAAGCTTGCCGGGAGCTAGATGGTAATACCCATCATTTCTTTGAAATCATCGCTAATGGTCAAATCTTCTGCAATTTCTTCAATAACTTTCGTCAATTCCTCGGGGTGTAGAGTGCGAATTATCTGCAAATCATCCCTATCATATTTTTCCTCTAAGTCCTGAACACTACACAGGCCAATTTTTCTAATCTCTATAACATCATAGTTCTCTGGTGCTTTTGGATTAGGAAGTTTTACAACAGGAATAAATGACCCCTTATATGTAGTGGCTTGACTTGTAGTTAGACAAAATACAAAAGCGGTATTTTCCAGCACTGGCGATGATAAAATTAATAAATGTTTGGGGGTTGGTTCATTTGGGTCATCTGAAAATACAA includes:
- a CDS encoding SDR family oxidoreductase, yielding MLKGKTILITGASSGIGRAFALRFAREGCDLIVVARREDRLKSLKGEAEAAYGVKVEVIAMDLGNEDSAEKLFGKVEKKRIPVFGLVNNAGFGWNGVFDTQPADNIDTMIAVNVLTLTKLCRLFLPAMLKQNGGLILNVSSMGGFQPVPYFAVYAAAKSYVLNLSAALSAEFRKTKVRIFALCPGVTDTEFQAVAGMPSQGSQPVGAQTAEQVVDFAFRKIKGSAYLGVPGLMNKIMIGFSRITPMKWSAIISSTMFKPGK
- a CDS encoding SDR family oxidoreductase, producing the protein MKRFPGKRIFITGSGSGLGRALALRFAREGWRVGVSDIDAARMEESARLVREAGGSALSIACNVTDAGDLDRAARAVAREWGGLDILVNNAGVAAGGLFERVPPDRWDWIFAVNFRGVVHGCQSFIPMFKAQRNGHIVNVASCAGIVSLPEMASYNATKAAVISVSETLRTELAAYRVGVTVVCPTFIKTGLMESFHSPDELQRARAERFFDASRYSPERFADFTFRAIRKNRLYAFPQFDGRMAWRMKRLFPELFYRYIARRYAKEGR
- a CDS encoding acyl-CoA dehydrogenase, yielding MSTTRAGGADILESFSGLASAFAKKELTAAREAHDRFPFAPFWSDVLEKAIGVGFFGITLPAGYGGLGLDADALVPVVRMLARADASLSALVCTHAAALQVIAESAGDTGADPAYRMIGKSPGKPLAFQSFTHPDELEMPVAVSDGDAYRLTGSVRFLAAGAVADFAVVAGSGGRSGEFSYYLIALNTGAVSVSEPIFTLGLHACPVVDARLDDALGILLGKKGGGIEYCRRAWPRLSLASAAIPLGILEGSLDEAKRYAEERVQGGRVIIEWPEVRMILARIAGDVHVAHGALAEACRMFAANEPGWEAASVAAALSAGEAAARGTVDGVQVLGGNGYMTDYGQEKRMRDAKQAQFLLGMPALRRLELMGLPAQR